The genomic interval aaaaatcctgatccaaaggacaggtcaaaaaagagaaatatgtgcgtcaaaagagatcacatataaacatcctagcccaaagggcaggtcaaaatatatacaaatggcccggggacaggccttagaaactgtctcccctttaaataaaaaacagcTACATAAATGTATTGTCTCAAAGTAGttgtatgtaaatatatataaaaagaaaaaatatataaaagaagtgggtggaatcctggttgtactgggttaatctcgagcggctcagtcaatgcgcggaggaaggcgaggtccgatgcgcgcctctaccatggcatcaagcttcttcttcttctcccaaaatttggcaatcatttcctcaggtttggggtagaaggtaagcttgatattttggtcgttggtagaccaagccatgaagactccatcatcgaagcgcttagGGAACCGAccgcaggaaacgggagaaagaagctcaactctttttgccttcttggaggcttgttccttgaagtccctgagctccttcagctccgcggctagAGCGGCCCTAGACTTTAAGTTTgcttggtgagtttcctctaaggatctcaccttggcaaccatctcgtccaaggcttccctggcctccctgagctcccgcttggcctttgcagtggcctcaccttccgccctcagctcctcttgatgcttggcctccagcctgtctctccgcagggcctcatcccggatcatggcctccgcctgggcttccctccgcttagcctcctcctcattggccttggcagcagcctcccggcgctcagcagcctcctggtaaagctgcctctccgcagtgaGGTCCTGAAGAACCTTCCTGacttcgttcatgtccccaaaatcagacagaacgaagccgtGGTTGATtatgttcctggagaggcggccagcctcagcagcaagctaaacaacaatgcaagtgtaagaaagaatctccaaaaaaGAATAAGGggaaaaacaaaattacaaagcacttaccacagtgagggagtggctgaggtcctggacttggaagatggagttcaaggaggCACAAgtagcgaaccgcttaggcgcgcaccgggtaagctgagacgcaaactcgccagtcatctccgcggcgaagggagccaaggtgggcccaaggaagcgacggaaccagtccgatagggggtccaaatttaggtcccacgAATCttggtactccgggttgttgatggtttcttgcacctcaacccgcagaaccctcctaagggcttccacctcaacaaacccccgggagtattcatcCATGGTGTAGTTATGcttagctatccggagctcctgcctcgcctcgtctccaggaaccggagtcagcacaatgtta from Cannabis sativa cultivar Pink pepper isolate KNU-18-1 chromosome 4, ASM2916894v1, whole genome shotgun sequence carries:
- the LOC133036546 gene encoding stress response protein nst1-like → MNEVRKVLQDLTAERQLYQEAAERREAAAKANEEEAKRREAQAEAMIRDEALRRDRLEAKHQEELRAEGEATAKAKRELREAREALDEMVAKVRSLEETHQANLKSRAALAAELKELRDFKEQASKKAKRVELLSPVSCGRFPKRFDDGVFMAWSTNDQNIKLTFYPKPEEMIAKFWEKKKKLDAMVEARIGPRLPPRID